GGCGCTCACCACCAACCGCATTGCCAGGAAGGCCGGTTTTTCCATCGGCACGCTTTACCAGTACTTCCCGACCAAAGAAGCGATTCTGCTGGCGATGATCGCGCGCGAACGCCGCCGCGTGATGGACGAACTCAACGAGCGCATCGCGCGCGCCGCCGAAGAAGGCGCCGATCCCGAGCGGGTCATTCGTGAGCGGCTTCGGGTGCTCATCGAAGCGTTCGGTGCGGGCGGGCGCGTGAAGCGCTCGCTCATCAAAATGGCGTGGCAACTCGATCACCACGAGAACATCATGCAGGCCATGCGCGAGGCGGCCGAACATATTGCCGTTGCCATGTCGCGGCGCGATGCGCCCGAGATGCGTCCGCCCACCGCCGCCACGGTTTTCGTGCTCACGCGCGCTGTCATGGGGACGCTTCGCTCCGCCGCGCTCGAAGACTCCCCGTTGCTTGGCACTCCGGAATTCGAAGACGAGCTTTACCGGTTATGCTGGGGCCTGTTGCGCGCAGACGGCTAAGGTTCAGAGCACCGGCCGGCGTACCCCTCCGATAGATCCAGCAGTTCGTACACAGGAACGCGTTGCATGGGCGAAATCGTCAAGGCGGTCAGCATTCTGGCCGGCGGCGTCGGTATCTTCCTCATCGGTATGGCGATGATGACCGATGGCCTCAAGCTCGCCGCAGGCCCGGCGCTCGAGCGCATTCTGGCCGGTGCGACCCGTACCCGCTGGCAAGCCTTCGCCTCCGGCGTGCTGGTCACCGCCATCACCCAATCGTCCTCGGTCGTCACCATCGCCACGATCGGCTTCGTCAACGCCGGTCTGCTCAAACTCGGCGGCGCTCTCTGGCTGATGTTCGGCTCCAACCTCGGCTCGACCATGATGGGGTGGATCGTCGCCGTCATCGGTCTGAAATTCAATATCGATGCCTTTGCGCTGCCGATGATCGCGACCGGTGTGGCGCTGCGGCTGACGGGCTCAGGTTCTCGACGCGGCGCCATCGGTAACGCGCTGGCCGGCTTCGGTCTGCTCTTCTTCGGTATTTCGCTGCTCCAGTCGGCATTCATCGACATGGCCGGCATGATCCGCATGCCTGACGGCGACGGGCCGCTCGACGTGCTGCTGCAAGTGGTCGTCGGCTTCATCCTCACCTGTATCGTGCAGTCGTCCGCCGCTGCGATGGCCATCACGCTGACCGCCGCGCAGAACGGCCTGCTGAGCGCGCAGGGGGCGGCGGCCGTTGTCATCGGCGCGAACGTTGGAACCACCGTGACCGCCGTCATCGCCGCGATCGGGGCAACGCCCAACGCCCGGCGCGCCGCGATGGCACACGTCGCCTTCAATGTCGTGGCCGCGTTGGTGGCATTGTTGCTGCTGCCTTGGATGATTCGCGCCATCACTGCCGGCATGTCGTGGATGGGCTACGCCACGGACCCGGCCATCAAGCTCGCGATCTTTCATACGACGTTCAACGTGCTTGGCGTACTGTTGATGATTCCGCTCGCTACGCCGCTCCTGCATTGGTTGCAACGCCGCTTTCGTACCCGCGAGGAAGACGAGGGCGCCCCGCAGTTTCTTGACGACAACGTGCTGCAAGTGCCACAACTGGCCGTGGATGCCCTCAAGCGCGAGGTCGAACGGCTGGGTGTGATGAGCCGCCATATGGTGCGAGGTGCACTGACCGGGATGAGTGCCGGGGTGCTGGCGCAGGAACACGCGTCCGTCACCCGGCTGAGCAGCGTGTGTCAGACGTTCGCCGAGCGCATGAGTCGGGCCGCGATCGAAGCGGCCTCCGCAGAAGCGCTCGCCGATACCCTTCGTACCCTGCGTTACTACGACAGTGCCGCCGAACAGGCGATTGCCGCCGCCGCGCTGCACGACCAGACCGGTACTGCGACAGGACACGCCGACGTCTACACCGCCTTCGTGCGGGAGTCGACCGCGCTCCTCGATCATGTCGAAAGCGATACGCTGCCCGCCGACGGCGGCGACTCGCTCGCCACGCACGCCTCCGCCATGGAGGCCGCCTATGGCGGACTCAAAGCCAAACTGCTGGCCGATGGTGCCGCAGGAACAGTGCGCATCTCCATCATGGAAGAAGCGTTGCGCCGCTACAGCGCACTGCGCCGCGCGCTTCAACAGACGATCAAGGCCAGCACCCATCGCGCCAAAGGCACCGATCCGATCGATTGACCTCAAATTTGCGGCGTCGCCACACTGCGTGAACGCACCTTGCGTTACGTCAGGGGCGTCGCTAGAATGCAAACTGATTTTTGGTACGCGGCAATGTTCTGTGCCGATGCCACGTAAGCGTTCACGTGAACCAACGCATTCTCCGCGACAGCGGCCGGTCCTTCCGGCTCGTCGGTCGAGGGGCGTGCGTTCGTGAGTGAACCGCCGGGCTGCCCATTCAGCGCTATTCCCCGGTTCTCTACGCGCCACAAGCGCCTTCTCCCCCGATCTGCCTGTACCGCCTGTTGGCACCGACGCCTTTGTCGCGGTCGTTTGTTTTCGCCGGTTCGCGTCTGACGCCTGACGTTCGACGTCGCAAGCCTGACGTTCGCCGGCACCCCATGGAGTCCTCTCGCATGTCGTCGTCTTCCGCTGCACGGGCTGAATCAGCCAAGTCTGCGGCCCCCCAAGCGGCCGCCGTGCCTGCCAACGCCACGGCGTTGCTGGTGCGCTTCTCTCTCAACGTTTTTCTGGCCTGCCTGACCATCGGTATGTCGCTCTCCGTCGTGCCCTTGTTCGTGCACGACACGCTCGGATATCACAACGTCATTGTCGGCTTCGCCGTGGGTATCCAGTCGCTCGCTACCGTGCTCACACGCAAGTTCGCGGGACGTACCGCCGACCAGCGTGGTGCGCGCGTTGCCCTTCAGCGCGGTTTGCTATTCGTCGGCCTGTCCGGCATCGCGCTGCTCGCCACCAGTCTTGTGACCTTCGCACCCGCACCGCGACTCGGTGTGTTGACGCTCGCCCGGTTGTTGCTCGGAGTGGGCGAAAGCCTTTGCATTACCGGCACGCTGACGTGGGCCATCGGCAGCCTCGGCGCGGCACAATCCGGGCGTGTCATGTCGTGGACAGGGGCTGCGGTGTTCGGCGGTTTTGCCGTGGGGGCACCGCTGGGATTAGCCCTTTTTGGCAGCACTGCGCTCGTGGGCGTCGCCGTGGCGATCTGCCTGCTGCCGTTGGCTGGCTGGGCGGTGATCACGCGCATTCCGGGTGTCGCCCCCGCACACCACGCCGGCGGCGCGCTGCCGTACTCGCAGGTGCTGCGCATCGTGTTCCTGCCGGGCCTCGCGCTCGCGCTGCAAGGTGTGGGCTTCGCCGTTGTCGGTGCGTTCGTGGTGCTGTACTTCGACGCGTCGCGCTGGTCGGGGGCCGCCATCGCACTGTCGGCATTCGGTTTGGCGTTCGTGCTGATGCGCCTGATCGGCGGACGCTGGCCCGAGCGCTTCGGCAATCTGCGCGTCGCCCAGATCTCGCTGGCGGTCGAGGCGCTCGGACTGCTGCTCGTCTGGCAAGCGCCAGTCGCATGGCTGGCATTGCTCGGCACGGCGCTTGCCGGGGCAGGGGCGTCGCTGATCTTCCCCTCGCTGGGCATCGAAGTGGTCAAGCGCGCCCCTGCCGCGAGTCGTGGCACCAGCCTCGGCACGTATGCCGCGTTTCAGGACGTCGCCATTCTGCTGACCGGCCCGCTGGCCGGGGCCGTGGCCAATCCGTTCGGCTATCGCGCGGTGTTCCTGTGCGGTGCCGTGGCCGCCGTGCTCGGGGTGATGGTGGTCGTCATATTGCGTGCACGTCACCGCTGATCCAGCAGCCCTTGGCGGCGTCGAGCGGATCGCGTAGCGTCACGGTGATGGCGGAGGGGCGCCCCATCGCCACCCCCTGACGCACCACGACGCCGCGCTCGCCGGGCGCAAGCCAGCCATAGCGGCGCGCACCGTAGAGCAGAGCGGCGGCGGCTATACCGGTTGCCGCATCTTCCGGATAGCCGGATGCGCGCGGAAACTGACGCGCCTGCAATACCGGCAGGGCGCGTCCGTCGCCAACGTCTTCGCGGGCGCAAGGGTAGAGGCCCGTGGACCCGATGGCGTCGCACGTGGCGAGCATTGTGGTGAAGTCGGGCGTCAACGCCTGCAACTGGTCGACGCTGCGCAACGGCACCAGCGTCTTCACACGGCTGGTCGCTGCATGACAGATACCTTCGAGGGCGATGTCGTCGGGCGAAATCCGCAGTGCTGCACAAATCGCTGCGATGGCGCTCGCATCGATGACCGGTTCGGTCCGCCCGGACGGCTGGCTCACCTCGATGTGCTCGCCGTCTGCCGCAAGCCGGCCTTCGACTTGCCCGCTGAGCGTCTCGATCGTGACGGGACTGCCATCCCATCGTCCGGCACGGCGCAATACCCACAACGCGCCCAGCGTGGCGTGACCGCACATCTCCATCTCGTGATTCGGGACGAAGAAACGAAAGCGCCAGGCGTTGCCCGCGTGCTCCGGGGCCATGACGAACGCACTTTCATGCCCGTAGTGCGCCGCAACGGCACGCATGTCGTCAGCTGTCATGGCATCGGCGTCGAGCACGATGGGGGCCGGATTGCCGCCTTGCGCGGCCGCCGGAAAGACGCTCACCAACGAAACCGTCGCCGGCGCGGGAAGGGGGAGAGGTGCGGGTGATGTCATGGCAATAGGGGTTCGGAGAAGGGATCGAGGGAAGGGCTGGCGATGGATGCGGTCGCTCTCGCGACGAGCACGGCAAGGCAACGCCGAATGCAGTCGGAAAGATCCAAGATTACGCGCTATCCGGCGCGCGTGTCAGGGGCTTCAACCCTGAATTTCCGATAGCTTTTCGGACGTATCCCGCTAGCAATACGCTTGTCAGCCGCCGGTCGCACCGTCACGCGTGGCGTTTCGAAGTTGACGTCCAGCGCAACGTCGTGGTGTGTCAGTTCACGCGGAGCGTCGCATCGACGCGACATTCTCGTCAGCCGCGAATTCAGACGACAACCCACGATCGAGGAAGCGTTCGAAATGAAGCGGTGTCC
This window of the Pandoraea fibrosis genome carries:
- a CDS encoding Na/Pi cotransporter family protein, with amino-acid sequence MGEIVKAVSILAGGVGIFLIGMAMMTDGLKLAAGPALERILAGATRTRWQAFASGVLVTAITQSSSVVTIATIGFVNAGLLKLGGALWLMFGSNLGSTMMGWIVAVIGLKFNIDAFALPMIATGVALRLTGSGSRRGAIGNALAGFGLLFFGISLLQSAFIDMAGMIRMPDGDGPLDVLLQVVVGFILTCIVQSSAAAMAITLTAAQNGLLSAQGAAAVVIGANVGTTVTAVIAAIGATPNARRAAMAHVAFNVVAALVALLLLPWMIRAITAGMSWMGYATDPAIKLAIFHTTFNVLGVLLMIPLATPLLHWLQRRFRTREEDEGAPQFLDDNVLQVPQLAVDALKREVERLGVMSRHMVRGALTGMSAGVLAQEHASVTRLSSVCQTFAERMSRAAIEAASAEALADTLRTLRYYDSAAEQAIAAAALHDQTGTATGHADVYTAFVRESTALLDHVESDTLPADGGDSLATHASAMEAAYGGLKAKLLADGAAGTVRISIMEEALRRYSALRRALQQTIKASTHRAKGTDPID
- a CDS encoding arabinose transporter translates to MSSSSAARAESAKSAAPQAAAVPANATALLVRFSLNVFLACLTIGMSLSVVPLFVHDTLGYHNVIVGFAVGIQSLATVLTRKFAGRTADQRGARVALQRGLLFVGLSGIALLATSLVTFAPAPRLGVLTLARLLLGVGESLCITGTLTWAIGSLGAAQSGRVMSWTGAAVFGGFAVGAPLGLALFGSTALVGVAVAICLLPLAGWAVITRIPGVAPAHHAGGALPYSQVLRIVFLPGLALALQGVGFAVVGAFVVLYFDASRWSGAAIALSAFGLAFVLMRLIGGRWPERFGNLRVAQISLAVEALGLLLVWQAPVAWLALLGTALAGAGASLIFPSLGIEVVKRAPAASRGTSLGTYAAFQDVAILLTGPLAGAVANPFGYRAVFLCGAVAAVLGVMVVVILRARHR
- a CDS encoding PhzF family phenazine biosynthesis protein produces the protein MSVFPAAAQGGNPAPIVLDADAMTADDMRAVAAHYGHESAFVMAPEHAGNAWRFRFFVPNHEMEMCGHATLGALWVLRRAGRWDGSPVTIETLSGQVEGRLAADGEHIEVSQPSGRTEPVIDASAIAAICAALRISPDDIALEGICHAATSRVKTLVPLRSVDQLQALTPDFTTMLATCDAIGSTGLYPCAREDVGDGRALPVLQARQFPRASGYPEDAATGIAAAALLYGARRYGWLAPGERGVVVRQGVAMGRPSAITVTLRDPLDAAKGCWISGDVHAI
- a CDS encoding TetR/AcrR family transcriptional regulator — encoded protein: MSASKPPTPPNAPSAMRKRPMQARAQHTVETIFEATAQVLDEEGEAALTTNRIARKAGFSIGTLYQYFPTKEAILLAMIARERRRVMDELNERIARAAEEGADPERVIRERLRVLIEAFGAGGRVKRSLIKMAWQLDHHENIMQAMREAAEHIAVAMSRRDAPEMRPPTAATVFVLTRAVMGTLRSAALEDSPLLGTPEFEDELYRLCWGLLRADG